A single region of the Geobacillus subterraneus genome encodes:
- a CDS encoding GntR family transcriptional regulator, which translates to MSIKSDSRHLYLQVIDRIKHDIETGVYKERQKLPSEFELAKQLGVSRATLREALRVLEEENIIIRRHGVGTFVNARPLFTSGIEQLTSVTDMIRQAGRKPGTIFLSSSIQQPTEDDMRRFQCRPDDEILLIERVRTADGEPVVYCLDKILCKYLPKGISYEHESLFENLHNQAHRDIAYAIARIEPLGYHEKVSPILQCDPETALLVLKQMHFDKNDEPIFYSTNYFRSDKFSFHVMRKRFGF; encoded by the coding sequence ATGTCAATCAAATCAGACAGCCGCCATCTTTACCTGCAAGTCATCGACCGGATTAAACACGATATTGAAACCGGAGTATACAAAGAACGGCAAAAGTTGCCGTCTGAGTTTGAGCTCGCCAAGCAGCTCGGGGTCAGCCGAGCGACGCTGCGGGAGGCGCTTCGGGTGCTTGAGGAGGAAAACATCATCATCCGCCGCCATGGCGTCGGAACGTTTGTCAATGCCCGTCCGCTGTTTACGTCCGGCATTGAGCAGCTCACAAGCGTCACCGACATGATCCGCCAAGCCGGGCGCAAGCCGGGGACGATTTTTTTGTCTTCCTCCATTCAGCAGCCGACGGAAGACGATATGCGCCGCTTTCAATGCCGCCCGGACGATGAGATTTTGCTGATCGAGCGGGTGCGCACCGCCGATGGAGAGCCGGTCGTCTATTGCCTTGATAAAATTTTGTGCAAATATTTGCCGAAAGGCATTTCGTATGAGCATGAGTCGCTGTTTGAAAACTTGCACAATCAGGCGCACCGCGATATTGCCTATGCCATCGCGCGCATTGAGCCGCTCGGCTATCACGAAAAAGTGTCGCCGATTTTGCAATGTGACCCGGAAACGGCCTTGCTCGTGCTCAAACAAATGCATTTCGATAAAAACGATGAGCCGATTTTTTACTCAACGAACTATTTCCGCTCCGACAAGTTCAGCTTCCACGTCATGCGGAAACGATTCGGTTTTTAA